The Aedes aegypti strain LVP_AGWG chromosome 3, AaegL5.0 Primary Assembly, whole genome shotgun sequence genome contains a region encoding:
- the LOC5579840 gene encoding protein split ends isoform X3 has translation MNALGGTRGERNAKPKFAALDINKLYSTSRGESLEPSTQKSAAPRKHGMQSLGKVPSARRPPANLPSLKAEISIPSDQQGTWGSEAGDNQNNNSSITSTSAAPSAAAGSSTNNNATVGAGGVHSTSHASSSQIPHSGASSSSQWSSNEFPSLDGTGQYGPSGKQQHHHLHDGTDGRAMGQYMDGPQVSLRPQTDAASWMQQQQQSSGGGNNAGGMNGPNSNQQGQGPQQQPAAPLPPQFRALMPPFMYRGNGGGGGNSVTPPPSSNEDINRGNTGGGNGGSSGGGMRSNNSNMGYNSMLPSFVAPPTNHHQSHGSNYSPTQSGGRYRDSYSGGRRGQMQPPRLANRQQQHQNDDHRSQTAAPAYVEPDILVQRPIIRDEELQRIEAIAKDEGWAKDDEIDYNQKLQFSDDELEPSPPKEIPMSVVKQEKSPSQIQQQQQQMQQQQLQQQQSQQEDDKRMAWSREVEREQERLEQEQIERLDRERQEKEREQTNMRPVQQNGHIGGRGLDAEAKERLKQRREEDQKREMERKQAAARKLQELEQKLSQKKNEDNVVGSVTSPATTKDGEDRDLVVAGFNESGESKERSSSSVRGGDRERLDSKEYRDRDRDRFEYGRYDRDYRDRDRGERDRTERDRTERARGEQDRERDAWGEVPPYSKNFQSNLPPRFQKRKLERNPSGNSLQGSGSYITRDQNITRNSSTANQGSMMSQSQPQTENKSVPFAQQYDPRFIHSQQNFGKSQSSRRAAPGEDSSRGRDLRDRGDDRDSMTKDREQQRDREMIPREIMKRRIDSEEDDRFSSSGRESSSKLSGGRTTPQLVRSVSDTSQRKTSVSSDDNTRQLDHHHHHNSSREIIGSWESETEKEDRRQAEAAAALAKENQMQQLQLQQQQQPDSRRISESSEGEPKQILQRIKESSPALDEISKGRNDELKTNEPKLLSTAWEESVEAAEEEELKASEASLTSIDDKKDVSTLEVTKTDSGKVIDQENKMSVDTGREMDDSKYGSKKPMHSRGTGRHETRGGGHSRGGFAGGSGFHRGGSSSSWGRRGGPGGNRMNQGRNYNQDYWSESDYSDDGDEEYRKDGKYERKDGMGNQYRNSGSSVGQAQNMKEGFAPRGEPSRRGRGGMSSAMSGPGFRKTTVGKKMDGYGPPSSKSPFGSSEEKTESKNQSVPKDMKPADQTLNADDRTKQKQAALSAGLTNKPVGGPKPPTSGPLPQRSPSGNMKPPGKPAEETLSDQEKLKASLEKKTRNDSKTESHDEKSKEKPRTESESHDTDDASKESLKTGQPRPKQQQPPGIKSVQPSSTVPVGKPSTTIAKPNTVVPSGAPTTAGPKPTTPAAQPVMQQPKPNQDPRGQTNNRSMNITPRMVKPKERREGGFQDGQQSGGETNESEANVVASSQPQPVQEKVNTLNVNSSKTDNSKQHLDGATPPVNTIIFENTNYKSSTVVVSTVPQHMLQPQQIQQPLQIQVQQQQPQGHAPAQIKRQHSGGAAPGQLIALHQQQQQQQQQQQQQQQLQHQQQMVQLVKQEHTVRHPSQEEAFKVAAGVPQSGSMHDIMEQQQQQQQPPQRPQPTNGPQQPQQQQQLQQNQVPLQQQVPQQQQPSSQTDVITSALHNMSFPKPAEADYDKEMKPFTFDADLSQLIEAKNKAAGLCLPKAQNMISPSTAELNMKIASVKKVWEMPSVPEHVTEDPSSAANAAAAAVQLAANFAAVNSQHQQHLHQFQHSHSNLTHAHQAHTLAAAAAAGQSYAGGFGQEQQSLDQHYSKANNDSVVIGGTTGGNDGDNNYNNPQHAVVGQGNNVQHQSAANMNMKHDVLANNVNVCKVKPTQQNMHQSTGLGLSPPPMQQGTIPSAPQTYFQPSQYGMSAIPSPPAVIYNSSAMPSQGGLYNAFQIEAAGRSQFSQFPGHYGTTGTGPYNAYMTTPPNLQTAPTPDMYPSITSQFRMGGAVQSPYNPSPSQQMNNPSTMLISSSTNSLMSSSVKPSSQQIGAIGSKSGSVGQPYGQQYMGMFQPAPPLQNNSFYSNSAGGQSAFFSGAGATQNYGIPAAAAGMFGGHGGQTPSNAPPPQQQLPNYPNASQFLNSPLALAANAISQQFRGGPTTNPQSAAAAAAYMKGNQPQSHMQDPWEIQNQLIQQQQQQQNQQSNQQQPPQQQNPQQHPQQQMSQPPQSQQPNPNRNMMPPNQQPPAGLGGAGGGRPPQGVQGGGMPQRYPAPIQRPTNYSQAPVPGMHQQRPIRQSGHNPGQQQQANMAQAMGNPNKHYYGGNRGGGHVNAMNEQSLGGKPGGGNEKPVLDGDVNKDDSKKK, from the exons ATGAATGCATTGGGGGGAACTAGGGGGGAGCGAAATGCAAAGCCCAAATTCGCAGCGTTAGATATCAACAAACTCTACAGCACAAGTCGG GGAGAATCTCTTGAACCATCAACTCAGAAAAGTGCAGCTCCTCGTAAACATGGAATGCAAAGTTTGGGAAAGGTTCCCTCGGCTCGTCGACCGCCAGCAAACCTTCCGTCTCTGAAAGCCGAAATCTCCATTCCATCGGATCAGCAAGGCACCTGGGGTAGCGAAGCAGGAGACAACCAAAACAACAACTCTAGTATTACTTCAACATCAGCAGCACCATCAGCAGCCGCCGGTAGCAGCACAAATAACAACGCCACGGTTGGTGCCGGAGGTGTGCACAGCACTTCACACGCCAGCAGTTCACAGATTCCCCACTCGGGCGCATCATCCTCTTCACAATGGAGTTCG AACGAGTTCCCCTCGCTGGATGGCACTGGTCAGTATGGTCCGAGCGGCAAACAGCAGCATCATCATCTCCACGATGGCACAGACGGCAGAGCGATGGGTCAGTACATGGATGGTCCACAAGTCAGTCTGCGGCCTCAAACGGATGCTGCGAGTTGGatgcagcaacaacagcagagCAGTGGGGGCGGAAACAACGCCGGAGGTATGAACGGGCCAAACAGCAACCAACAGGGCCAGGGCCCCCAACAGCAACCAGCTGCACCCCTACCGCCTCAGTTCCGGGCACTGATGCCACCGTTCATGTATCGTGGCAACGGAGGCGGAGGTGGAAATTCTGTAACGCCGCCACCTTCTTCGAACGAGGATATCAATCGTGGCAATACTGGAGGCGGCAATGGTGGAAGCAGTGGAGGTGGAATGCGAAGCAACAACAGCAACATGGGCTACAACAGCATGTTGCCAAGCTTTGTGGCTCCTCCAACGAATCATCATCAATCTCATGGATCAAATTATTCGCCAACACAGTCGGGTGGTAGATACCGAGACTCGTATTCAGGCGGACGCCGTGGACAGATGCAACCGCCTCGTCTTGCCAACAGGCAACAGCAGCATCAAAACGATGATCATCGCTCTCAAACGGCTGCTCCAGCTTATGTTGAACCGGACATACTTGTGCAGCGACCGATTATACGAGATGAAGAACTTCAACGCATTGAAGCGATTGCTAAAGACGAAGGATGGGCCAAGGATGATGAAATTGATTATAACCAGAAATTACAATTCTCGGATGACGAATTGGAACCAAGTCccccaaaagaaattccaatgtCCGTTGTTAAGCAAGAGAAATCCCCTTCACAGAtacaacagcaacaacagcaaaTGCAACAGCAACaattgcagcagcagcagtctcAACAGGAAGATGACAAACGAATGGCTTGGAGTCGAGAAGTGGAACGGGAACAAGAGAGGCTTGAACAGGAACAAATTGAACGTCTTGATCGTGAGCGCCAGGAAAAAGAAAGAGAGCAGACGAATATGCGTCCAGTGCAACAAAATGGGCATATAGGAGGACGAGGCTTAGATGCGGAAGCGAAGGAAAGATTGAAGCAACGTCGagaagaagatcagaaacgagAAATGGAACGGAAACAAGCGGCCGCAAGAAAGCTGCAAGAACTTGAACAAAAGTTAAGTCAGAAGAAGAACGAAGACAACGTTGTTGGTTCTGTTACTTCACCTGCAACTACGAAAGATGGCGAAGATCGTGATCTAGTAGTGGCAGGTTTTAACGAATCTGGTGAAAGTAAGGAACGCAGCAGTTCAAGTGTTCGTGGCGGAGACCGAGAAAGACTAGATTCGAAAGAATATAGAGACCGCGATCGAGATCGTTTTGAATATGGACGATATGATAGAGATTACCGCGATCGGGACAGAGGAGAGCGGGATAGGACAGAGCGAGATAGAACAGAAAGAGCTAGAGGCGAACAGGATCGTGAGCGTGATGCTTGGGGTGAAGTACCGCCCTACTCTAAAAATTTCCAGTCCAATTTACCGCCACGTTTTCAGAAACGTAAACTTGAACGAAATCCATCGGGAAATAGTTTACAGGGAAGTGGAAGCTACATTACTAGAGATCAGAACATCACTCGCAACAGTAGCACTGCCAATCAAGGATCGATGATGTCGCAGTCACAACCACAAACTGAGAACAAAAGTGTTCCGTTCGCTCAACAGTATGATCCACGATTCATCCATAGCCAACAAAATTTTGGCAAGAGTCAATCATCTAGAAGAGCTGCTCCTGGTGAAGATAGTTCTCGTGGTCGTGATCTTAGGGATCGCGGAGATGACCGTGACTCGATGACGAAAGACAGAGAGCAACAACGAGATCGTGAGATGATTCCCAGAGAGATTATGAAACGACGTATCGACTCAGAAGAAGATGACCGTTTCAGCAGCAGTGGAAGGGAATCATCAAGCAAACTCAGCGGTGGTAGAACTACGCCACAGCTGGTCAGAAGTGTATCTGATACATCTCAAAGGAAAACTAGTGTATCCAGCGATGATAACACTCGTCAACTGgaccatcaccatcatcataaCAGTTCGAGAGAAATCATTGGTTCGTGGGAAAGTGAAACGGAGAAAGAAGATAGACGACAGGCAGAAGCTGCAGCAGCATTGGCAAAGGAAAACCAAATGCAACAACTGCAGttacagcagcagcagcaaccggACAgtcgtagaatttctgaatcttctgaggGTGAGCcgaaacaaattcttcaaaggaTCAAAGAATCCTCACCAGCATTGgatgaaatttcaaaaggaagAAACGACGAATTAAAAACAAATGAGCCTAAACTGTTATCAACAGCTTGGGAAGAATCAGTAGAAGCCGctgaagaagaagaactgaaGGCATCTGAAGCGAGTTTGACTTCAATTGACGATAAAAAGGATGTGTCTACTTTGGAGGTAACTAAAACCGATAGTGGAAAAGTAATCGACCAGGAAAACAAGATGAGTGTTGATACTGGAAGGGAAATGGATGACAGCAAATATGGTTCAAAGAAACCAATGCACTCAAGAGGAACTGGCAGACATGAAACACGCGGAGGAGGACATTCTCGAGGAGGCTTTGCTGGTGGTAGTGGATTCCATCGTGGTGGAAGCAGTTCAAGTTGGGGTCGTAGGGGTGGTCCTGGCGGCAACAGGATGAACCAGGGTCGTAACTACAATCAAGATTACTGGAGTGAGTCAGACTATTCTGATGATGGCGACGAAGAATACAGAAAAGATGGCAAATACGAACGAAAGGATGGAATGGGTAATCAATATCGAAATAGCGGTTCATCAGTTGGGCAGGCTCAAAATATGAAAGAAGGGTTTGCTCCACGCGGAGAACCATCCCGGAGAGGGCGTGGTGGGATGAGTTCTGCTATGAGCGGCCCAGGTTTCCGCAAAACTACGGTTGGGAAGAAAATGGATGGATATGGTCCACCCAGTTCGAAGAGTCCTTTCGGAAGTAGTGAAGAAAAAAcagaatcaaaaaatcaatctGTGCCGAAAGATATGAAGCCAGCAGATCAAACATTGAACGCAGACGACCGAACAAAGCAGAAACAAGCTGCTTTGAGTGCTGGGCTTACAAACAAACCTGTCGGAGGTCCGAAGCCACCTACCAGTGGTCCACTGCCTCAAAGAAGCCCTTCTGGAAACATGAAGCCACCTGGCAAGCCAGCTGAAGAAACCCTTTCTGATCAAGAAAAATTAAAAGCTTCCTTGGAAAAGAAAACGCGCAATGACAGTAAAACAGAATCTCATGACGAGAAGTCGAAAGAGAAACCCAGAACTGAAAGTGAAAGTCATGATACGGATGATGCCAGCAAGGAGAGCTTGAAAACTGGCCAACCTCGACCCAAACAACAGCAACCTCCAGGCATTAAGTCAGTGCAACCGAGTTCGACGGTACCCGTGGGAAAACCTTCGACAACGATTGCAAAGCCAAATACCGTTGTTCCATCTGGAGCACCAACAACCGCCGGTCCAAAGCCAACAACACCTGCAGCTCAACCTGTCATGCAACAACCTAAGCCGAATCAAGATCCCAGAGGTCAAACAAACAATCGATCAATGAACATTACACCTCGTATGGTCAAACCAAAGGAAAGACGTGAGGGTGGCTTCCAGGATGGACAACAAAGCGGTGGCGAAACCAATGAGTCTGAAGCAAACGTTGTGGCTAGTTCCCAGCCACAGCCAGTGCAAGAGAAAGTAAACACGTTGAACGTCAACTCTTCCAAGACTGATAATAGTAAGCAACATTTAGATGGAGCCACGCCACCCGTAAATAcgatcatttttgaaaataccaACTACAAATCTTCGACAGTCGTTGTTTCCACAGTGCCACAGCACATGCTTCAGCCACAACAAATACAGCAACCACTGCAAATTCAAGTGCAACAGCAACAACCACAAGGTCACGCACCTGCCCAAATCAAACGGCAACACTCTGGTGGAGCTGCACCAGGTCAATTGATTGCACTCCatcaacaacagcaacagcagcagcagcaacaacaacagcaacagcagcttCAACATCAACAACAAATGGTGCAATTGGTCAAGCAAGAACATACTGTGCGACATCCATCACAGGAAGAAGCATTCAAGGTCGCAGCTGGTGTCCCACAATCTGGTTCAATGCATGACATTatggaacaacaacaacaacaacagcaacccCCACAGAGGCCACAGCCAACAAATGGTCCGCAACAAccacagcaacaacaacaattgCAGCAAAATCAAGTACCATTGCAGCAACAAGTTCCTCAACAGCAACAACCTAGTTCTCAAACCGATGTTATTACTAGTGCATTGCATAATATGTCCTTCCCTAAACCTGCGGAAGCCGACTATGATAAAGAAATGAAACCATTCACATTCGACGCTGATCTTTCCCAACTGATTGAGGCAAAAAATAAAGCAGCTGGGCTCTGTCTTCCTAAGGCACAAAATATGATTTCGCCATCTACGGCAGAGTTGAATATGAAGATTGCTAGTGTGAAAAAAGTATGGGAGATGCCTAGTGTCCCGGAACATGTAACAGAAGATCCGTCAAGTGCGGCAAATGCAGCTGCTGCAGCTGTGCAACTGGCAGCCAACTTCGCAGCTGTAAATTCTCAGCATCAACAGCATCTTCATCAGTTCCAACACTCACACAGCAACTTAACCCATGCTCACCAGGCCCACACTTTGGCCGCTGCGGCGGCTGCTGGTCAGTCGTACGCAGGAGGTTTCGGACAAGAGCAACAATCACTTGATCAACACTACAGCAAGGCCAATAACGATAGCGTAGTGATTGGTGGTACGACAGGAGGCAACGATGGTGATAATAATTATAACAACCCACAACACGCAGTTGTCGGTCAAGGAAACAATGTTCAGCATCAATCGGCTGCAAATATGAACATGAAACATGATGTTCTAGCCAACAATGTAAATGTATGCAAGGTGAAACCAACGCAACAGAACATGCATCAATCGACAGGCTTAGGACTATCGCCTCCACCAATGCAGCAAGGAACTATTCCATCCGCGCCCCAGACTTATTTCCAGCCATCCCAGTACGGAATGTCTGCGATTCCTTCGCCACCAGCGGTGATTTATAATTCGTCAGCAATGCCTTCTCAAGGTGGGCTCTACAATGCATTCCAAATAGAAGCAGCGGGTCGTTCGCAGTTTTCGCAATTCCCCGGTCATTACGGAACTACCGGAACTGGTCCATACAACGCGTATATGACTACGCCTCCAAATCTGCAAACTGCCCCAACGCCAGACATGTATCCGAGTATTACTTCACAGTTTCGAATGGGCGGTGCCGTCCAAAGTCCGTACAATCCTTCTCCGTCGCAACAGATGAACAATCCAAGTACAATGCTGATCTCTTCGAGCACAAACTCGCTCATGTCGTCGTCGGTAAAACCGTCATCCCAACAAATCGGTGCAATAGGTTCTAAGAGTGGATCAGTTGGACAACCTTATGGCCAACAATACATGGGGATGTTCCAACCCGCTCCACCACTGCAGAACAATAGCTTCTACTCAAATTCCGCTGGAGGCCAGAGTGCATTTTTCAGCGGTGCAGGAGCTACACAAAATTACGGAATACCGGCAGCTGCTGCTGGAATGTTCGGTGGACACGGTGGCCAAACCCCATCGAACGCTCCGCCTCCGCAACAGCAACTTCCGAACTATCCCAACGCATCGCAGTTCTTAAATTCACCGTTAGCGTTGGCGGCAAACGCTATTTCTCAGCAATTCCGCGGAGGGCCCACAACGAATCCGCAATCTGCCGCTGCAGCCGCAGCATACATGAAAGGAAACCAACCCCAATCGCATATGCAGGATCCC TGGGAGATACAAAATCAACTGattcaacaacaacagcagcagcaaaacCAGCAGTCTAACCAACAGCAGCCACCACAACAGCAAAATCCACAACAACATCCCCAACAGCAAATGAGTCAACCACCGCAGTCTCAGCAGCCCAATCCAAATCGAAATATGATGCCCCCCAACCAGCAACCTCCAGCAGGACTGGGAGGTGCCGGTGGGGGTCGTCCTCCACAGGGTGTCCAGGGTGGGGGCATGCCTCAGCGATACCCAGCTCCCATCCAACGACCGACTAACTACTCCCAGGCGCCAGTACCGGGAATGCATCAGCAACGGCCCATTCGTCAGTCAGGCCATAACCCTGGTCAACAACAACAGGCAAACATGGCACAGGCAATGGGCAATCCCAACAAACATTACTACGGTGGGAATCGAG